The Etheostoma cragini isolate CJK2018 chromosome 5, CSU_Ecrag_1.0, whole genome shotgun sequence genome contains a region encoding:
- the si:ch73-195i19.3 gene encoding beta-1,3-galactosyltransferase 2, with amino-acid sequence MRRTCLWTLVKCLSVSGLLVLSAHIFTVKRKDPVRPSPLPAAEYRLLSPDTYEYTLTPAAVFRDIPPFLLFLVPVSPGEAAARDAIRQTWGAPRQDSRALFFVGIPEGGRGSDVQARLEEESRTHADIVQMDFQDSYQNLTIKTLMMMSWLATLCPNASYAMKVDADIFVNVYLLVRMLRSSPRRSFITGSVISDGRPRRDSNSKWGLPEELYPADSFPPYLSGAGYVFSADMAARISWASRFVRMLPLEDVYVGLCLRVLAVRPVYSRSLMPPRNLFEIRHLDYDRCTFAKLVIVNRFTPAQLLHMWQDFHSGYSSC; translated from the coding sequence ATGCGGAGGACGTGTCTCTGGACGTTAGTGAAATGTCTCAGCGTGTCCGGCCTGCTCGTCCTGTCTGCTCACATCTTCACCGTGAAGAGGAAAGATCCGGTGAGGCCGAGCCCCCTTCCAGCCGCCGAGTACCGGCTCCTCTCCCCTGACACCTACGAGTACACCCTGACCCCGGCCGCTGTGTTCAGGGACATCCCCCCCTTCCTGCTCTTTCTGGTCCCTGTGTCCCCTGGGGAGGCTGCAGCCAGGGACGCCATCAGGCAGACATGGGGGGCTCCACGGCAGGATAGCCGAGCGCTGTTCTTTGTGGGGATCCCTGAGGGGGGGCGGGGCTCCGATGTCCAGGCCCgactggaggaggagagcaggACACATGCCGACATTGTCCAGATGGACTTCCAGGACAGCTACCAAAACCTGACCATCAAGACCCTGATGATGATGAGCTGGCTGGCCACCCTCTGCCCCAACGCCTCCTACGCCATGAAGGTGGACGCGGACATCTTCGTCAACGTCTACCTCCTGGTCCGCATGCTGAGGAGCTCGCCGCGGCGGAGCTTTATCACCGGCTCGGTGATCAGTGACGGCCGGCCACGCAGGGACAGCAACAGCAAATGGGGTCTGCCGGAGGAGCTGTACCCCGCCGACAGCTTCCCCCCGTACCTGTCCGGAGCCGGCTACGTCTTCTCAGCGGACATGGCGGCCAGGATCTCCTGGGCGTCGCGGTTTGTCCGGATGCTCCCCCTGGAGGACGTGTACGTGGGCCTGTGTCTGCGCGTGCTGGCGGTGCGGCCGGTGTACTCCCGCAGCCTGATGCCCCCCAGGAACCTGTTTGAGATCCGGCACCTGGACTACGACAGGTGCACCTTCGCCAAACTGGTCATTGTCAACAGGTTCACGCCAGCCCAGCTGCTGCACATGTGGCAGGACTTCCACTCAGGCTACAGCAGCTGCTGA